A single region of the Sorghum bicolor cultivar BTx623 chromosome 9, Sorghum_bicolor_NCBIv3, whole genome shotgun sequence genome encodes:
- the LOC8075962 gene encoding protease Do-like 2, chloroplastic, whose translation MACVAALFASPALLPFPSTTSSTASASASCSCRLRLRPAVVARAPREQPRGRRALRRFDEVEGVSKKRRGIGGGSGAGGSPPSSSRRDRGLAVDFKESQVADFDDLEEDKFLNAVVKVYCTHIAPDYGLPWQKQRQHSSSGSAFMIGDGKLLTNAHCVEHDTQVKVKRRGDDKKYIAKVLARGTECDLALLSVENEEFWRGTEALNFGRLPCLQDSVTVVGYPLGGDTISVTKGVVSRIEVTPYAHGTSDLLGIQIDAAINPGNSGGPAFNEQGECIGVAFQVYRSDEAENIGYVIPTTVVSHFLNDYQKNGKYTGFPCLGVLLQKLENPALRESLKVPSSEGVLVRRVEPTAPASSVLRKGDVIVSFDGTSVGCEATVPFRSTERIAFRYLTSQKYAGDIAQLGIIRDGNSMKVQTILQPRKHLVPFHVEGGQPSYLIVAGLVFTPLTEPFIEEECEDTLGLKLLAKARYSLATFEGEQIVIVSQVLAHEVNIGYEHMGNQQVMKLNGTTIKNIHHLAHLVDTCKDKFLTFEFEDDFLVVLHREEAAAASSDILKEHAIPSIRSSDLSEPYVETKNDIQKTSEDFGESPVTNFEMGIDCLLWA comes from the exons atggCGTGCGTCGCCGCGCTCTTCGCCTCCCCGGCGCTCCTCCCCTTTCCCTCCACCACCTCGTCCAcggcctcggcctcggcctCCTGCTCgtgccgcctccgcctccgccccgCCGTCGTCGCCCGCGCGCCGCGCGAGCAGCCGCGTGGCCGGCGCGCGCTCCGGCGCTTCGACGAG GTGGAGGGGGTGTCGAAGAAGCGGCGCGGCATCGGAGGAGGTAGCGGCGCTGGAgggtcgccgccgtcgtcgtcgcgcaGGGATAGGGGGCTTGCCGTAGATTTCAAGGAGTCACAG GTTGCTGATTTTGATGATCTTGAAGAGGACAAATTCCTTAATGCTGTCGTCAAG GTCTACTGCACTCATATCGCACCCGattatggtcttccttggcAGAAGCAAAGGCAGCATTCAAGTAGTGGGAG TGCTTTTATGATTGGGGATGGCAAACTCTTGACAAATGCACACTGCGTTGAGCACGACACCCAG GTCAAAGTAAAGAGAAGGGGAGATGATAAAAAGTATATTGCCAAG GTTTTAGCTAGGGGTACCGAATGCGATCTTGCATTGCTATCTGTTGAGAATGAAGAGTTCTGGAGAGGAACGGAGGCACTTAATTTTGGTCGTTTGCCATGCCTTCAG GATTCAGTAACTGTTGTGGGATATCCTCTTGGTGGAGACACTATATCTGTAACAAAAGGCGTTGTATCACGCATTGAG GTCACTCCATATGCACATGGGACATCAGATCTTCTTGGCATTCAAATTGATGCAGCCATAAATCCTG GAAACAGTGGGGGACCAGCCTTTAATGAACAAGGGGAGTGCATTGGTGTTGCATTTCAG GTGTACAGGTCAGATGAAGCTGAAAATATTGGATATGTTATTCCAACTACAGTTGTATCCCATTTCTTAAATGACTATCAGAAAAATGGAAAGTACACAG GATTTCCTTGTTTGGGCGTCTTACTTCAGAAATTGGAAAATCCGGCATTACGTGAAAGCTTAAAAGTACCTTCAAGCGAG GGTGTTCTTGTTCGTCGGGTTGAGCCTACTGCTCCAGCAAGCAGTGTTTTGCGAAAG GGAGATGTAATTGTTAGCTTTGATGGTACCTCAGTAGGATGTGAAGCAACAGTACCGTTTCGGTCCACAGAACGGATTGCTTTCCGCTATCTCACAAGCCAAAA GTATGCAGGTGATATTGCTCAGCTAGGAATCATTCGTGATGGCAATTCCATGAAAGTCCAAACTATTTTGCAGCCAAGAAAACATTTG gtTCCGTTTCATGTCGAGGGTGGCCAACCTTCTTATCTGATAGTTGCCGGCCTTGTCTTTACACCTTTAACAGAACCATTTATAGA GGAGGAGTGTGAAGATACATTAGGG TTGAAATTGTTAGCAAAAGCACGTTACTCTCTAGCAACATTTGAGGGTGAGCAAATTGTTATTGTCTCACAG GTTTTGGCGCACGAGGTCAACATCGGATATGAGCACATGGGCAATCAACAA GTCATGAAACTAAATGGAACCACAATAAAGAATATCCATCACCTTGCTCATCTTGTGGACA CTTGTAAAGATAAGTTCCTGACGTTCGAATTCGAAGACGACTTCCTTGTTGTTTTGCATCGAGAAGAAGCGGCTGCTGCATCATCAGACATTCTCAAGGAACATGCCATACCGTCTATACGGTCATCTGATCTATCAGAACCATATGTAGAAACAAAGAATGACATACAAAAAACAAGCGAAGATTTTGGTGAAAGTCCTGTCACAAACTTTGAAATGGGAATCGATTGTCTCTTGTGGGCATGA
- the LOC8069487 gene encoding nucleolar MIF4G domain-containing protein 1 has translation MSGKSEQKSRKERRKEARSEKHKLRFLSWVEHQGGKKKKPAMPVVETSPVEEKKPKKEPDGMKKKKRKREAEGKRKPKSSFQEYLEMEMGGAVSMEEDLEMERKLAKKLKVKKGKLGGPNDGMDELFADLGFGGDFGSDDETKAYDWNVADDTHLDKKKGKKKSKKAKKDDTEMEEQDDIGEENGRKKKKKKMKKDGMETEELVDVGEENGRKRKKKKKDDSEMDEPDDEGVDMDEENDGAVLESEDGEPNVVELPTESKGKYVPPSLRNASNSESEEITQMRRRVRGLLNRLSESNVESITQEISTLFRSVPRSVGSQIIGDEVLASCSRGPRGNEQYAAVFAAFVAGMACLVGIDFSAKILASIAKSFEDEYSKEDGLSLRNLTLLFCYLCIFGVISSDLVYDLLSILSKRLTELDVSTVLTILQCCGMKLRGDDPGAMKDFVLSIQNSVNQLKLHSGVREDGKTDIRSRRMEFMLETICDIKNNKKRPKEDPSHHTRIKKWLQKLKAEDVLLRGLTWSRLLEPDKKGQWWLSGDVPSTVANIEDVAAVISKDVAETQKLLQLAAAQRMNTDIRRAIFCIIMSAEDYVDAFEKLLRLGLSGKQDREIIRVIVDCCLHEKMFNKYYTVLASKLCNHEKNHKFSLQYCIWDHFKELDNMEPSRSMNLAKLVAEMLSNFTLSLATLKVVNLANPVEMTPARISHFQMLFETLLQKDDSRVWNVFTRVAGLPELEILRDGIVLFIKQHVIAEDTGKDLAGKFKIAKKALDNTAGVLM, from the exons ATGTCGG GGAAATCAGAGCAGAAGTCTCGGAAAGAGAGGCGGAAAGAGGCGAGATCAGAGAAGCACAAGCTGCGGTTTCTCTCTTGGGTTGAGCATCAG GGTGGCAAAAAGAAGAAGCCGGCAATGCCAGTAGTAGAAACAAGTCCGGTTGAGGAGAAGAAGCCAAAGAAAGAGCCTGATggcatgaagaagaagaagagaaagagGGAAGCAGAGGGTAAGCGGAAGCCCAAGTCCAGTTTCCAGGAATATCTTGAGATGGAGATGGGTGGAGCTGTGAGCATGGAGGAGGATCTAGAGATGGAGAGGAAGCTTGCGAAAAAGCTCAAGGTGAAGAAAGGAAAGCTGGGAGGTCCCAATGATGGTATGGATGAACTTTTTGCAGACCTTGGGTTTGGTGGTGACTTTGGTTCAGATGATGAAACAAAAGCATATGATTGGAATGTGGCGGATGACACTCATCTAGACAAGAAAAAAGGTAAAAAGAAAAGTAAGAAGGCGAAGAAGGATGACACAGAGATGGAGGAACAAGATGACATTGGTGAAGAGAATGGtcggaaaaagaagaagaagaaaatgaaGAAGGATGGTATGGAGACGGAGGAACTGGTTGATGTAGGTGAAGAGAACGGTCgtaaaaggaaaaagaagaagaaggatgacTCAGAGATGGACGAACCAGATGATGAAGGGGTTGACATGGATGAAGAGAATGATGGAGCAGTTCTGGAATCTGAGGATGGAGAGCCTAATGTGGTTGAACTGCCCACAGAATCAAAAGGGAAATATGTACCTCCGAGTTTACGCAATGCTTCCAATTCagaatcagaagaaattacccaGATGCGTCGCAGAGTAAGAG GACTTCTGAACAGACTTTCAGAGTCAAACGTGGAGTCCATTACTCAGGAAATTTCCACGCTTTTTCGA TCTGTTCCACGAAGTGTTGGCTCTCAGATAATTGGGGATGAAGTTTTGGCTAGTTGTTCCCGAGGACCTCGTGGCAATGAACA ATATGCTGCTGTGTTTGCAGCCTTTGTTGCAGGGATGGCATGCTTGGTTGGTATTGACTTCAGTGCCAAGATCCTTGCCTCTATTGCTAAGTCGTTTGAG GATGAGTACTCAAAAGAAGATGGTCTATCTCTGAGAAATCTTACCTTACTCTTCTGCTATTTGTGCATATTTGGTGTCATCTCAAG CGATCTTGTGTATGATCTTCTGTCGATTCTGAGCAAGCGCTTGACAGAGCTGGATGTTTCTACAGTGTTGACCATCCTACAGT GCTGTGGAATGAAGCTGCGGGGAGATGATCCAGGTGCTATGAAAGATTTTGTCCTTAGTATTCAGAACTCTGTGAATCAGCTTAAATTGCACTCTGGTGTTCGAGAAGATGGGAAGACTGATATACGGAGCAGAAGA ATGGAATTTATGCTCGAGACCATATGTGACATTAAGAACAATAAGAAAAGGCCTAAAGAGGATCCTTCACACCATACCCGAATAAAAAAGTGGCTTCAAAAG CTTAAGGCAGAAGATGTCCTCTTGCGTGGGTTAACATGGAGTAGGCTTTTGGAACCTGATAAGAAAGGGCAATGGTGGTTGTCTGGGGATGTTCCATCCACTGTAGCTAATATCGAAGATGTTGCAGCTGTTATAAGCAAGGACGTTGCAGAGACACAAAAACTTCTTCAGCTTGCAGCTGCTCAGCGGATGAACACTGACATACGAAGAGCAATATTTTGTATTATAATGAGTGCTGAAGActatgtagatgcttttgagaagCTCTTGAGGCTGGGCCTTTCTGGGAAGCAG GACCGAGAAATTATAAGGGTCATTGTTGACTGCTGTCTGCATGAGAAGATGTTCAATAAGTATTACACAGTCCTTGCTTCCAAGCTTTGCAACCATGAGAAAAATCACAAGTTCAGCTTGCAG TACTGCATCTGGGACCATTTTAAGGAGCTAGATAATATGGAGCCAAGTCGATCCATGAACCTTGCGAAACTAGTTGCAGAGATGCTGTCAAACTTCACGCTCTCCCTCGCAACTCTGAAGGTGGTTAACCTGGCCAACCCAGTGGAGATGACTCCAGCAAGGATCTCACATTTCCAGATGCTATTTGAGACCTTACTACAGAAAGATGACTCACGGGTGTGGAATGTCTTTACTCGCGTCGCTGGACTCCCAGAGCTCGAGATACTGAGGGATGGCATTGTGCTGTTCATCAAGCAGCATGTGATCGCCGAGGACACCGGGAAGGACTTGGCTGGCAAATTCAAGATTGCAAAGAAGGCACTTGATAATACTGCTGGAGTTCTGATGTAA